The genomic window GCCCGGGCGCAGCCGCCTTCGCAACGGATTCAAGATCCAGTGGCATGCGCGATGGCCGCGCCTGAACTGGGACCTGCACAGTGTTGTCGGCTTCTGGTCCAGTATCCCTCTGGCCATTGAGGCGTTAACCGGCGCCTATTATTGCTTTTTCGTACCGATGGCTACGGCCCTGGTCTTTCTGCTAGGCGGTAACGTTCATCGCTGGCAGGAAATGTCTGTTCCGCCTCGCTCCACCGTGGTCCCATTGCGCAGACCGGTGGCCATGGAACCACTCGTCCAGGAGGCTTTGCGGCGGCATCCCGACTGTTCGCTGCGCGGGCTTGCGCTGCCAGTGTCTCCAACAGATCCGGTCTCGGTACAACTCGACCCACCCCATGCGGAAGACCGCGGGGCCTATGCGCAAGTAGTGTTTGACACCTACAGCGGCAAGGTAATCAGCGATATTGACTCCCGCCAGCAATCGCTTGCGATTCGACTCGTGCTGTTCATCCGTCCGCTGCACTTCGGGACCTTTGCTGGAAACTGGTCTCGGATTGCATGGATCCTTGCCGGATTCATGCCCGGCTTTCTTTTCTTTACCGGCTTCATCCTCTGGTGGCGGCGCGTCCCGGCCCGTCTTTTACACCAGAAGAAAGCCCAGACCTTTGCATCATGAGAGGAACCTTCCAAATGAAATCCGCCCTCTTGCTTCTTGTTTTTTCCTCTTTGTCTTTGGCCTCAGCCCAGCAGAACAAAATGGTTGATCCTGCAGACATTGCCAATCTGAAGCAGGTTTCTTCTCCACAAATTTCCCCCGACGGAACCCTGGTGGCCTATGTTGTCCAGACTCCGGTAGCAGCTGGCGAGCACCGAAATGCGCACATCTGGATCGCATCCGCAAAAGAAATCGGCACCGCGCGTCCCTTTGTTACTAGCACTGCCGCGGACACAGACCCAAGGTGGTCTCCAGATGGCAAATTTTTGGCCTTTCTCTCCGACCGCGCCAATCCGCTCGCCATGCCACAGCACGATCCATTTCGCTTTTCGATGGCAAACGTAGAAGGCAGGACTGATCTGGAAATTGAACCTGACAAGAATGCTGATCCTGGGATGCAGTTGTGGCTGATCTCCGTGGATGGAGGAGAAGCCGTGCCGCTGACTTATATCAACGGTGGAATCAAGAGCTTCCGCTGGTCCCGGGATGGAAAGTCCATTGCTTTTGTCCGCACCGACCAGGAGACTGCCCAGGAGCGGGCACGTAGGAAACAAAAAAATGATGAGATCATTGTCAATCGCAATTACAAATATGACCGGCTCTGGATCTACAATCTGGCGCAACGCCAGGCAAAACTACTGACCACGACGGACATCAACATCGATGCTTTTGACTGGTCGCCGGACGGAACACGGCTGGTGGCCCGTGTTTCTCCCACGCCAAGGATTGATGATTATTGGCGCGTCTCGAAAATTGAGGTCCTCAATGCATCAAACGGGACCATAGAAAAAACGCTCGAAGAACATGCCGGATACATGGAACCGCGATGGTCACCCGACGGGCAGCGCGTCGCATACTCAAGAATGCGCGAAAAAAGGATTACCGATGAGCATGTAATCGAAGACCTGAACAGTGGAAAAAAGTTTGTTGTCGAAGATGCATTTCCCGGTACGGTGGAACAGATGGAATGGCACCCGGATGGAAAATCGCTGCTGGCGCAGACGACGCTGCAGGCCCATACTGCGGTCATTTCTGTAGAGGCTGCGTCCGGAAAATCCCAGATCCTCAAAGAGGTGACACCATCCGCTGGCGAGATCACCGTCAGCGACGATGGCAGAACATTTGCCTTCCTCGGTCAGACCCCGGTGCAGCCTGAAGAGGTATGGATCGATGCCGCTGGACATGTTTCGGTGCTTACCGATACAAACCCGCAGGTCAGAAACTGGAAGCTGGGCACAGAACAGGAGATCACCTGGAAGAGTTCGATCGATGGACGCACCATTCATGGAGTCCTAGACCTGCCTCCGGGTTACGAGGCAGGCAGACGGTATAAAACCATTGTTCATGTGCACGGCGGTCCGGAAGAAGCCTGGACCATCGGATGGCATGGGAACTGGTACAACTACGCGGCCATGCTTGCGTCGCATGGGTATGTCGTCCTGCTTCCAGACCCCCGCGGGTCCGATGGTGCCGGCCCCACATATACTGAGGCCAACTTTCAGGACTGGGGCGGTGGCGATTTTCAGGACATTATGGACGGAGTCGATACTCTCATTGCAAAGGGCATTGCTGACCCTGGTCACATGGCCATCGGCGGCTGGAGTTTTGGGGGATTCATGACCGCCTGGACGGTAACGCACACCAACCGGTTTCAAGCTGCAATGGTAGGCGCCGGTGTAACGGACCTTTTCAGCATGGCAACAACCACGGACATTGCGCCCAGCTTTTCTACCGGCTACTTTGGCGAATTGCAGGCCAATCGCAAGCTCTATGATGAGCACTCGCCGGTGCGTTATCTGGACCAGTGCCACACCCCGGTCCTGGTGCTCCATGGGGAAGCAGACCAGCGCGTGCCCATCTCGCAGGGAGAGGAATTCTACAATGGCCTGCGTTTTCTTGGCCGCGACGCAGAAATGGTGCGCTATCCGCGTGAGCCGCACATCTTTCATGAACGCGAGCACCAGATTGACTCGCTGTCGCGCATCCTGGAATGGTATGGCTCTCACTTGTGAGTGCCATACCATGGGTGCCGTCCAGAGATTATTGCGTCGTTTGAAATGTCTGATGCAGGGTAGCAGTAGAGTCCTCGCCTGCCCATAGATCAAACTCAGCAGGTTCTACGACCCACTCTCTCTTCTGCGGACTCCAGAACTCAAGCTCATTCTTCCCCAACGGAAATGTGAGCGTCTTGGTTTCTCCCGGCTGAAGAGTAACGCGCTGAAATCCCACCAGCTGGCGCACTGGACGAGATGCCGAGCCATAACGTTGATGGATGTAGATCTGCGCCACTGCATCACCGGCAACGGCGCCAGTGTTGGTCACATCTACGCTGACCTCATTCGTGTCTCCCACTCCCATCGTGGTTTTCCTCAGATGCAGGTTGGCAAACCGAAATGTTGTGTAGCTTAA from Pseudacidobacterium ailaaui includes these protein-coding regions:
- a CDS encoding PepSY-associated TM helix domain-containing protein, coding for MEKGNRQLEPSGRVRTFWQHPRKTWIRSACLQVHLWSGISIGILATLVGVSGSAIVYKDSLDRVITPGLFATLPGTARLTVDQLLDRVREAHPDSAISYLLVQHGPNDSHPAPWVFYFSPSRSKPAELTLAYFDPSTGKELGTIGESSGWMNWLADLHFNLLGGQKGRTINGIGALFLFLLCMTGLVLWWPGRSRLRNGFKIQWHARWPRLNWDLHSVVGFWSSIPLAIEALTGAYYCFFVPMATALVFLLGGNVHRWQEMSVPPRSTVVPLRRPVAMEPLVQEALRRHPDCSLRGLALPVSPTDPVSVQLDPPHAEDRGAYAQVVFDTYSGKVISDIDSRQQSLAIRLVLFIRPLHFGTFAGNWSRIAWILAGFMPGFLFFTGFILWWRRVPARLLHQKKAQTFAS
- a CDS encoding S9 family peptidase, whose translation is MVDPADIANLKQVSSPQISPDGTLVAYVVQTPVAAGEHRNAHIWIASAKEIGTARPFVTSTAADTDPRWSPDGKFLAFLSDRANPLAMPQHDPFRFSMANVEGRTDLEIEPDKNADPGMQLWLISVDGGEAVPLTYINGGIKSFRWSRDGKSIAFVRTDQETAQERARRKQKNDEIIVNRNYKYDRLWIYNLAQRQAKLLTTTDINIDAFDWSPDGTRLVARVSPTPRIDDYWRVSKIEVLNASNGTIEKTLEEHAGYMEPRWSPDGQRVAYSRMREKRITDEHVIEDLNSGKKFVVEDAFPGTVEQMEWHPDGKSLLAQTTLQAHTAVISVEAASGKSQILKEVTPSAGEITVSDDGRTFAFLGQTPVQPEEVWIDAAGHVSVLTDTNPQVRNWKLGTEQEITWKSSIDGRTIHGVLDLPPGYEAGRRYKTIVHVHGGPEEAWTIGWHGNWYNYAAMLASHGYVVLLPDPRGSDGAGPTYTEANFQDWGGGDFQDIMDGVDTLIAKGIADPGHMAIGGWSFGGFMTAWTVTHTNRFQAAMVGAGVTDLFSMATTTDIAPSFSTGYFGELQANRKLYDEHSPVRYLDQCHTPVLVLHGEADQRVPISQGEEFYNGLRFLGRDAEMVRYPREPHIFHEREHQIDSLSRILEWYGSHL